A region of Faecalibacterium taiwanense DNA encodes the following proteins:
- the ilvA gene encoding threonine ammonia-lyase — MLTLDKIYHAAFVLKDVARKTDLIEAPKLSKDCQLYLKTENLQATGSFKVRGAYYKISQLSEEESAKGVIACSAGNHAQGVALAATRRGIKSIVCMPDGAPIMKVENTKNLGAEVCLVPGTYDDAHDKAVELQEETGMTFIHPYDDEQVIAGQGTIGLEILDQLPDVDAVVVPVGGGGLISGVAFAIKSLRPEVKVYGVQAEGAPSMYRSLHEHKYQTLKAVSTFADGIQVKTPGELTYQICEQYVDDIVTVSEDETAAAILSLMENQKLVAEGAGAVPVAAVLFHKLPVEGKKVACVVSGGNIDVNILNRVITRGLVMSGRKANMTIALEDKPGQLKKVAEIVSRCGSNVVSVQHDGSDPNMPISSCFLKLTLETRDAEQIEQIRAELAKEGFQLVSERV; from the coding sequence ATGCTGACTCTGGATAAGATCTACCATGCAGCCTTTGTGCTCAAGGATGTTGCCCGCAAGACCGACCTCATCGAGGCACCCAAGCTCTCCAAGGACTGCCAACTGTACCTGAAAACCGAAAACCTGCAGGCCACCGGCAGCTTTAAGGTGCGCGGTGCTTACTATAAGATCAGCCAGCTTTCCGAGGAGGAGAGCGCCAAGGGCGTGATCGCCTGCTCTGCCGGCAACCACGCACAGGGCGTGGCGCTGGCTGCTACCCGCCGCGGCATCAAGAGCATCGTCTGTATGCCGGATGGTGCCCCCATCATGAAGGTGGAGAATACCAAGAATCTGGGCGCAGAGGTGTGTCTGGTGCCCGGCACCTACGATGATGCCCACGACAAGGCTGTGGAGCTGCAGGAAGAGACCGGCATGACCTTTATCCACCCCTATGACGATGAGCAGGTCATCGCGGGGCAGGGAACCATTGGTCTGGAAATTCTGGATCAGCTGCCGGATGTGGATGCGGTCGTTGTGCCGGTGGGCGGCGGCGGCCTGATCTCCGGCGTGGCCTTTGCCATCAAGAGTCTGCGCCCGGAGGTGAAGGTCTATGGCGTACAGGCCGAGGGTGCACCCAGCATGTACCGCAGCCTGCACGAGCATAAGTACCAGACCCTGAAAGCCGTTTCTACCTTTGCGGACGGCATTCAGGTCAAAACTCCCGGTGAGCTGACCTACCAGATCTGTGAGCAGTATGTGGACGACATCGTGACCGTGAGCGAGGATGAGACCGCTGCCGCCATCCTTTCGCTGATGGAGAACCAGAAGCTGGTTGCCGAGGGTGCCGGAGCCGTGCCGGTGGCTGCAGTGCTGTTCCACAAGCTGCCGGTCGAGGGCAAAAAGGTGGCCTGCGTCGTCTCCGGCGGCAACATCGATGTGAACATCCTCAACCGCGTGATCACCCGTGGTCTGGTCATGAGCGGCCGCAAGGCGAACATGACCATTGCGCTGGAGGACAAGCCCGGACAGCTCAAGAAGGTGGCCGAGATCGTGTCCCGCTGCGGCAGCAATGTGGTGTCGGTGCAGCACGATGGCTCCGATCCCAATATGCCCATTTCCAGCTGCTTCCTCAAGCTCACCCTTGAGACCCGCGATGCCGAGCAGATCGAGCAGATCCGCGCAGAGCTTGCAAAAGAGGGTTTCCAGCTTGTGAGCGAAAGAGTATAA
- a CDS encoding RidA family protein, with translation MKVVSTSNAPAAIGPYSQAIDLGNMVFVSGQIPVDPATGKMADTVEEQAAQSLANLKAILAEAGLSMANVVKTVIFLADINDFAAVNAVYAKAFAEPFPARSCVQVAAIPKGAKLEIECIAVRE, from the coding sequence ATGAAAGTCGTTTCCACTTCCAACGCACCCGCAGCCATCGGCCCTTACAGCCAGGCGATCGATCTGGGCAATATGGTGTTTGTTTCCGGCCAGATCCCGGTAGACCCTGCTACCGGCAAGATGGCCGATACGGTTGAAGAGCAGGCTGCACAGAGCCTTGCAAACCTCAAGGCCATTCTGGCCGAGGCTGGCCTTTCCATGGCAAATGTGGTCAAGACTGTCATTTTTCTGGCCGATATCAACGATTTTGCCGCTGTGAATGCCGTGTATGCCAAGGCCTTTGCGGAGCCGTTCCCTGCCCGCAGCTGCGTGCAGGTGGCCGCCATCCCCAAGGGCGCAAAGCTGGAGATCGAGTGCATCGCCGTGCGCGAATAA
- a CDS encoding SDR family oxidoreductase codes for MGFLTGKTAIITGAGRAVLSDGSCGSIGYGIATAFAKEGANLVITGRNVKKLEEAKNELEAKYGIRVLPVQADVCAGTDNEATVQNVVNQAVDTFGGIQVLVNNAQASASGVPLAEHTTEQFDLALYSGLYATFYYMKACYPYLAKSKGSVINFASGAGLFGNFGQCSYAAAKEGIRGLSRVAATEWGKDGINVNVICPLAWTAKLEQFQQAYPDAFKANVKMPPMGHYANPETEIGRVCVQLAMPDFKYLSGETLTLEGGMGLRP; via the coding sequence ATGGGCTTTTTAACGGGTAAGACCGCTATCATCACCGGCGCAGGCCGCGCCGTACTTTCCGATGGCAGCTGCGGCTCCATCGGCTATGGCATTGCCACCGCCTTTGCAAAAGAGGGCGCAAATCTGGTCATCACTGGCCGCAATGTAAAAAAACTGGAAGAGGCAAAAAACGAGCTGGAAGCCAAGTATGGCATCCGCGTTCTGCCGGTGCAGGCAGATGTGTGTGCAGGCACCGACAACGAAGCCACCGTGCAAAATGTCGTCAATCAGGCTGTGGATACCTTTGGTGGCATTCAAGTGCTGGTGAACAACGCACAGGCATCCGCTTCCGGCGTGCCGCTGGCAGAGCACACCACCGAGCAGTTTGATCTGGCCCTTTATTCCGGCCTGTACGCTACATTTTACTATATGAAGGCCTGCTATCCCTATCTGGCCAAGTCCAAGGGCAGCGTGATCAACTTTGCATCCGGTGCAGGCTTGTTTGGCAACTTTGGCCAGTGCTCCTACGCTGCCGCCAAGGAGGGCATCCGCGGCCTGTCCCGCGTGGCCGCTACTGAGTGGGGCAAGGATGGCATCAATGTCAACGTGATCTGCCCGCTGGCCTGGACCGCCAAGCTGGAGCAGTTCCAGCAGGCATACCCGGATGCGTTCAAGGCCAACGTCAAGATGCCGCCCATGGGCCACTACGCCAACCCCGAGACCGAGATTGGCCGGGTATGCGTGCAGCTGGCCATGCCGGACTTCAAGTATCTGTCCGGCGAGACCCTCACGCTGGAGGGCGGCATGGGTCTGCGCCCGTAA
- a CDS encoding ATP-binding protein: MKLREWNARLHGLVVFRSLLDDPVVAKLLDLTDRMEAGAPGYGPVCDAVAQFEAALFEHTTNWGSYLSAAVLEAETVCVRQAASGTLAPALQTALDSELAFLQALCGLTLDELLAAAGSATGQAQELAFLPRWETSGIDLPAAYAQRMSEVGKKGYGMFAKHHVFTVENGQLVPVKYPDPQRLSELPGYEKEREKVIANTKALLAGMPANNVLLYGDAGTGKSSAVKAIANEFAPEGLRLVEVKKNQLYQIPDLMDKLAANPLKFILFIDDLSFTANDDNFAALKAILEGSVGGRAKNIAVYATSNRRHLIKETLTDRTGDDIHEADTRQELMSLSARFGLTVTFQRPEKARFETILAELAKQHGIDMPMDQLLVKAEAFAIRAGGRSPRVAKQFIEQCEAGVQK; this comes from the coding sequence ATGAAATTGAGAGAATGGAATGCCCGGCTGCACGGGCTTGTTGTTTTCCGCAGCCTGCTGGACGACCCCGTTGTGGCAAAGCTTTTGGACCTGACCGACCGCATGGAAGCCGGTGCGCCCGGCTATGGCCCGGTGTGCGACGCTGTGGCCCAATTTGAAGCCGCACTGTTCGAGCACACCACCAACTGGGGCAGCTACCTCAGCGCCGCTGTGCTGGAAGCCGAGACCGTCTGCGTGCGTCAGGCTGCATCGGGCACCCTTGCCCCTGCACTGCAGACCGCGCTGGACAGTGAACTGGCTTTTCTGCAGGCTCTGTGCGGCCTGACGCTGGACGAGCTGCTGGCCGCTGCCGGTTCTGCCACAGGGCAGGCGCAGGAGCTGGCTTTCCTGCCCCGGTGGGAGACCTCCGGCATCGACCTGCCTGCCGCCTACGCCCAGCGCATGAGCGAGGTGGGAAAAAAGGGCTATGGCATGTTTGCCAAGCACCATGTGTTCACGGTGGAGAACGGCCAGCTGGTGCCGGTGAAATACCCGGACCCTCAGCGCCTTTCCGAGCTGCCCGGCTACGAGAAGGAGCGCGAAAAGGTCATTGCCAACACAAAGGCCCTGCTGGCCGGGATGCCCGCCAACAATGTGCTGCTGTACGGCGATGCAGGCACCGGCAAGTCCAGTGCGGTGAAAGCCATTGCCAATGAGTTTGCACCTGAAGGCCTGCGGCTGGTGGAAGTGAAGAAGAACCAGCTCTACCAGATCCCGGATCTGATGGACAAGCTGGCCGCGAACCCGCTCAAATTCATCCTGTTCATCGACGACCTGAGCTTTACCGCCAACGACGACAACTTTGCCGCGCTCAAGGCCATTCTAGAAGGCAGCGTAGGCGGCCGGGCCAAGAATATTGCGGTATATGCCACCTCCAACCGCCGCCACCTTATTAAAGAAACACTGACCGACCGCACCGGCGACGACATCCACGAAGCCGATACCCGGCAGGAGCTGATGAGCCTTTCCGCCCGGTTCGGCCTGACGGTCACTTTCCAGCGGCCGGAGAAGGCCCGGTTTGAGACCATTCTGGCCGAACTGGCAAAGCAGCACGGCATCGACATGCCGATGGATCAGCTGCTGGTCAAAGCCGAAGCCTTTGCCATCCGCGCCGGCGGCCGCAGTCCCCGCGTGGCAAAGCAGTTTATTGAGCAGTGCGAGGCGGGCGTGCAGAAGTAA
- the ilvB gene encoding biosynthetic-type acetolactate synthase large subunit, with the protein MQLNGSQIFVEVLCEQGVDTLFGYPGGAVLNLYDELYKNSDRITHVLTAHEQGAAHAADGYARATGRTGVVLATSGPGATNLVTGIATAYMDSVPMVAFTGNVTTDGIGRDSFQEAYIEGITMPITKHNFTVRRVEELADTMRSAFRIAQSGRKGPVLVDIPKDVTAAVCEFTPKKPEPIRTVTTFNAEQVKWAADLINAAQRPLVYFGGGVRSAASCQPLRDLLHKAEIPATYTLMAAGVVPYGDPMNIGMVGMHGCYTSNRAVADCDVLIAVGTRFSDRVALNPKTFAKNATIIQIDIDPSELGKNVEVDLSIVGDAAYVLNAMLPQIEEKKHPDWMKMIREWQAQDYHPVSDPTRLMPHQVIGEVCNQCGPEAVYVTDVGQHQMWAAQYLRHAKSRGFITSGGLGTMGFGYGAAIGAQMALGRDQRVVMFTGDGSFHMNLNEACTAVSYELPIITVIFNNSVLGMVRQWQNIFYEKRYSQTDPHRKTDFVKLAEGFGLKGYRCRNLPEFQAAFADAMKQKGPTWIECIIDKDEKVLPMIPGGGDINDIIME; encoded by the coding sequence ATGCAGTTGAATGGTTCTCAGATTTTTGTGGAGGTCCTCTGCGAGCAGGGCGTGGACACCCTTTTTGGTTATCCCGGCGGCGCAGTGCTGAACCTTTACGATGAACTGTACAAAAATTCGGACCGCATCACCCATGTGCTGACGGCACATGAACAGGGCGCGGCCCACGCGGCAGACGGCTATGCCCGCGCGACCGGCCGCACCGGCGTGGTGCTGGCTACCAGCGGCCCGGGTGCCACCAATCTGGTCACCGGCATTGCCACGGCCTATATGGACTCGGTGCCCATGGTAGCCTTTACCGGCAACGTGACCACGGACGGGATCGGGAGGGACAGCTTTCAGGAAGCCTACATTGAGGGCATCACAATGCCCATCACCAAGCACAATTTCACGGTGCGCCGGGTGGAAGAGCTGGCCGATACCATGCGCTCTGCCTTCCGTATTGCACAGAGCGGCCGCAAGGGCCCGGTGCTGGTGGATATCCCCAAGGACGTGACAGCGGCGGTATGCGAGTTCACCCCCAAAAAGCCGGAGCCCATCCGCACCGTTACCACCTTCAACGCAGAGCAGGTCAAGTGGGCAGCGGATCTTATCAATGCGGCCCAGCGCCCGCTGGTCTACTTTGGCGGCGGCGTGCGCAGCGCAGCCTCCTGCCAGCCGCTGCGTGATCTGCTGCACAAGGCAGAGATCCCGGCCACCTACACCCTGATGGCCGCAGGCGTTGTGCCCTACGGTGACCCGATGAACATTGGCATGGTGGGTATGCACGGCTGTTACACCTCCAATCGTGCCGTGGCCGACTGCGACGTGCTGATTGCAGTGGGCACCCGCTTTTCGGACCGTGTGGCCCTGAACCCCAAGACCTTTGCAAAGAACGCCACCATCATCCAGATCGACATCGACCCCAGTGAGCTGGGCAAGAATGTGGAGGTCGATCTTTCCATCGTGGGCGATGCCGCTTACGTGCTGAACGCCATGCTGCCGCAGATCGAGGAAAAGAAGCATCCCGACTGGATGAAGATGATCCGTGAGTGGCAGGCACAGGATTACCACCCGGTGTCCGACCCCACCCGCCTGATGCCCCATCAGGTGATCGGCGAGGTGTGCAACCAGTGCGGCCCGGAGGCCGTGTATGTGACCGATGTGGGCCAGCACCAGATGTGGGCGGCACAGTACCTGCGCCACGCTAAGAGCCGCGGCTTTATCACCAGCGGCGGTCTGGGCACCATGGGCTTTGGCTACGGTGCCGCCATTGGCGCACAGATGGCTCTGGGCCGCGACCAGCGGGTGGTCATGTTTACCGGCGACGGCTCCTTCCACATGAACCTGAACGAGGCCTGCACCGCCGTGAGCTATGAGCTGCCCATCATCACCGTGATCTTCAACAACTCGGTGCTGGGCATGGTGCGCCAGTGGCAGAACATCTTCTACGAAAAGCGCTACAGCCAGACCGACCCCCACCGCAAGACGGACTTCGTCAAGCTGGCCGAGGGCTTTGGCCTGAAGGGCTACCGCTGCAGAAACCTGCCGGAGTTTCAGGCTGCCTTTGCCGATGCAATGAAGCAGAAAGGCCCTACTTGGATCGAGTGCATCATCGATAAGGACGAAAAGGTGCTGCCCATGATCCCCGGCGGCGGCGATATCAACGACATCATCATGGAATAA
- the ilvN gene encoding acetolactate synthase small subunit — MESNKRRVISLLVDNQSGVLARVSSLFCRRGFNIDSLTVSATNDPAVSRITVTITSDEKALSQLVLQTERLEVTRQVFVLDGEKSLERELLLLKVASDVHNRSELREIASIYKAKIIDLSPDSMVFELIGKPDKIDAFLKMFTDYKILEQCRTGVTALERGGMHQHMQKPPQEVREAQLPLPGTHCPERK; from the coding sequence ATGGAATCCAACAAGCGCAGGGTCATCAGCCTGCTGGTGGACAACCAGAGCGGTGTTCTGGCCCGTGTGTCCAGCCTGTTCTGCCGCCGCGGCTTCAACATTGACAGCCTGACCGTTTCGGCTACCAACGACCCGGCGGTCAGCCGCATCACCGTTACCATCACCAGCGACGAAAAGGCACTCAGCCAGCTGGTCCTGCAGACCGAACGGCTGGAAGTTACCCGTCAGGTGTTCGTGCTGGACGGCGAAAAATCTCTGGAACGGGAACTGCTGCTGCTGAAGGTAGCGTCCGATGTGCACAACCGCAGCGAGCTGCGGGAGATCGCCAGTATCTACAAGGCCAAGATCATCGACCTTTCGCCGGACAGCATGGTGTTCGAGCTGATCGGCAAGCCGGATAAGATCGATGCCTTCCTGAAAATGTTTACAGATTACAAAATTTTGGAGCAGTGCCGCACCGGTGTTACCGCACTGGAGCGCGGCGGGATGCATCAGCATATGCAGAAGCCTCCGCAGGAGGTGCGCGAAGCACAGCTGCCTCTGCCGGGAACCCACTGCCCGGAGAGAAAGTAA
- the ilvC gene encoding ketol-acid reductoisomerase, translating to MAIKKYYDSDCNLGVLDGKTVAVIGFGSQGHAHSENLAESGVNVVVGLRKGSAHWEKASEFAATHENFKVMEVEEAAKAGDVVMMLVPDELCADIYNKQVAPYMTEGKALAFAHGFNIHFKTITAPKNVDVIMIAPKGPGHIVRRLYTEGEGCPSLICVEQDYTGKAKDIALAYASGIGAGRAGILQTTFKEETETDLFGEQAVLCGGVSELIHAGFDTLVEAGYEPEMAYFETCHEMKLIVDLINEGGFSKMRYSISNTAEYGDYRTGKRLITAETRKEMKKVLTEIQDGTFASEFLTEMSPNGGRKVHFLAKRRMEAELPIEKVGAELRGMMSWLKK from the coding sequence ATGGCTATCAAGAAATACTACGATTCCGACTGCAACCTCGGCGTGCTGGACGGCAAGACCGTCGCTGTCATCGGCTTCGGCAGCCAGGGCCACGCCCATTCCGAGAACCTGGCCGAGAGCGGCGTGAATGTCGTCGTCGGCCTGCGCAAGGGCTCTGCTCACTGGGAGAAGGCTTCTGAGTTCGCAGCAACTCACGAGAACTTCAAGGTCATGGAAGTGGAAGAAGCTGCCAAGGCCGGCGACGTTGTCATGATGCTGGTGCCCGATGAGCTGTGCGCCGACATCTATAACAAGCAGGTGGCTCCCTACATGACCGAGGGCAAGGCACTGGCCTTTGCACACGGCTTCAACATCCACTTCAAGACCATCACTGCTCCCAAAAATGTGGACGTTATCATGATCGCTCCCAAGGGCCCCGGCCACATCGTCCGCCGCCTGTACACCGAGGGTGAGGGCTGCCCCTCTCTGATCTGCGTGGAGCAGGACTACACCGGCAAGGCTAAGGACATTGCTCTGGCATACGCTTCCGGCATCGGCGCTGGCCGTGCAGGCATCCTGCAGACCACCTTCAAGGAGGAGACCGAGACCGATCTGTTCGGTGAGCAGGCAGTGCTGTGCGGCGGCGTTTCCGAGCTGATCCACGCCGGTTTCGATACGCTGGTGGAAGCTGGCTACGAGCCCGAGATGGCATACTTTGAGACCTGCCACGAGATGAAGCTGATCGTTGACCTGATCAACGAGGGCGGCTTCTCCAAGATGCGTTACTCCATCTCCAACACCGCTGAGTACGGCGACTACCGCACCGGCAAGCGCCTGATCACCGCCGAGACCCGCAAGGAAATGAAGAAGGTTCTGACCGAGATCCAGGACGGCACCTTCGCTTCCGAGTTCCTGACCGAGATGAGCCCCAACGGCGGCCGCAAGGTGCACTTTCTGGCAAAGCGCCGCATGGAAGCAGAGCTGCCCATCGAGAAGGTCGGCGCAGAGCTGCGCGGCATGATGAGCTGGCTGAAGAAGTAA
- the ilvD gene encoding dihydroxy-acid dehydratase, with protein sequence MRSDNVTKGSERAPNRSLFYALGYTKEELERPLIGVVSAYSEIVPGHMNLDKIADAVKAGVEMAGGTPILIPAIGVCDGIAMGHVGMKYSLASRELICDSVETMLMAHQLDGLVLVPNCDKIVPGMVMAAVRMDVPAVVCSGGPMLAGTYGGEEVSLSKMFEAVGAYKAGMITEDQLEDCTCNCCPSCGSCSGMYTANSMNCLCEAIGIALPGNGTIPAVYSKRLQLAKHAGMAIMDMVKKGITARQIINERSIRNALTCDMALGCSTNTVLHLLAIAYEAGVPIDLKLFNEISAKTPNLCHLAPAGPTHMPDLYAAGGIPAVQAELAKKGLLDLDVPTVTGKTLGENIKGAHILNDKAIRPIDNPYSQTGGLQILWGNIAPDGCVVKRSAVAPEMQQHSGPARVFNSEDEAIASIYAGKIVPGDVVVIRYEGPKGGPGMREMLNPTSALAGMKLDKTVALITDGRFSGASRGAAIGHVSPEAASGGPIGLIEEGDTINIDIPNASITLEVSDEVLAQRKAKYIAPEPNIKTGWLSRYARMVTSANLGAVLK encoded by the coding sequence ATGAGAAGTGACAACGTGACCAAGGGTTCGGAGCGCGCCCCGAACCGAAGCCTGTTCTACGCACTGGGCTACACCAAGGAAGAGCTGGAGCGCCCGCTGATCGGCGTGGTGAGCGCCTACAGCGAGATCGTGCCCGGCCATATGAATCTGGACAAGATCGCCGATGCCGTCAAGGCCGGCGTTGAGATGGCAGGCGGCACCCCCATCCTGATCCCCGCCATTGGCGTGTGCGACGGCATCGCCATGGGCCATGTGGGCATGAAGTACAGCCTTGCATCCCGTGAGCTGATCTGCGACAGCGTTGAGACCATGCTCATGGCCCACCAGCTGGACGGTCTGGTGCTGGTGCCCAACTGCGATAAGATCGTGCCCGGCATGGTGATGGCAGCGGTGCGCATGGATGTGCCCGCTGTGGTCTGCTCCGGCGGCCCCATGCTGGCCGGTACCTACGGCGGCGAAGAGGTCAGCCTTTCCAAGATGTTCGAGGCTGTGGGTGCCTACAAGGCCGGTATGATCACCGAGGATCAGCTGGAAGACTGCACCTGCAACTGCTGCCCCAGCTGCGGCAGCTGCTCCGGCATGTACACCGCCAACAGTATGAACTGCCTGTGCGAGGCCATCGGCATCGCACTGCCCGGCAACGGCACCATTCCTGCCGTCTACTCCAAGCGTCTGCAGCTGGCAAAGCACGCCGGTATGGCCATCATGGATATGGTCAAGAAGGGCATCACCGCACGCCAGATCATCAACGAGCGCTCCATCCGCAACGCTCTGACCTGCGATATGGCTCTGGGCTGCTCCACCAACACCGTGCTGCACCTGCTGGCCATCGCTTATGAGGCTGGTGTGCCCATCGACCTGAAGCTGTTCAATGAGATCAGCGCCAAGACCCCGAACCTGTGCCATCTGGCACCGGCCGGCCCCACCCACATGCCGGACCTGTACGCCGCAGGCGGCATCCCCGCCGTGCAGGCAGAGCTGGCCAAGAAGGGCCTGCTGGATCTGGATGTGCCCACCGTTACCGGCAAGACGCTGGGCGAGAACATCAAGGGCGCACACATCCTGAACGACAAGGCCATCCGTCCCATCGACAACCCCTACTCCCAGACCGGCGGTCTGCAGATCCTGTGGGGCAACATTGCACCGGACGGCTGTGTGGTCAAGCGCAGCGCCGTGGCCCCCGAGATGCAGCAGCATTCCGGCCCGGCCCGCGTGTTCAACAGCGAGGACGAGGCCATTGCTTCCATCTACGCGGGTAAGATCGTCCCGGGCGATGTGGTGGTCATCCGCTACGAAGGCCCCAAGGGCGGCCCCGGTATGCGTGAGATGCTGAACCCCACCTCCGCACTGGCCGGCATGAAGCTGGACAAGACCGTGGCCCTCATCACCGACGGCCGCTTCTCCGGCGCAAGCCGCGGCGCAGCCATCGGCCATGTCAGCCCGGAGGCTGCTTCCGGCGGCCCCATCGGCCTGATCGAGGAGGGAGATACCATCAACATTGATATCCCCAATGCCTCCATCACGCTGGAGGTCAGCGACGAAGTCCTGGCCCAGCGCAAGGCAAAGTATATTGCACCCGAACCCAACATCAAGACAGGCTGGCTCAGCCGCTATGCACGCATGGTCACCAGTGCAAATCTGGGCGCCGTGCTGAAGTAA
- a CDS encoding sugar transferase, whose protein sequence is MEEPGAELGIRKPITIDRKTNLHEHRAYWCVRRAQDIFFSLLALIALSPLMLLTCIAVWIDSPGASPVFSQLRVGRNGKLFRLYKFRSMCPNAESKLNDLLQENEMDGPVFKMKDDPRITRVGHFIRKTSIDELPQLVNILKGDMSIVGPRPALPREVAQYTPYEWQRLYVTPGLSCYWQIAPHRNQLSFEEWMALDVKYVKERSFLVDWKIIFATFRAVLFGHGE, encoded by the coding sequence ATGGAGGAACCCGGCGCAGAGCTTGGCATCCGCAAGCCGATTACGATCGATCGTAAGACGAATCTTCACGAGCACCGCGCCTACTGGTGTGTGCGCCGCGCACAGGATATCTTCTTTTCTCTGCTGGCGCTGATCGCACTTTCCCCGCTGATGCTCCTCACCTGCATTGCAGTCTGGATCGACAGCCCGGGTGCAAGCCCGGTGTTCAGCCAGCTGCGGGTGGGCCGCAACGGCAAGCTGTTCCGGCTGTACAAGTTCCGTTCCATGTGCCCGAACGCTGAGAGCAAGCTCAACGATCTGCTGCAGGAGAACGAGATGGACGGCCCGGTGTTCAAGATGAAGGACGATCCCCGCATCACCCGGGTGGGCCATTTCATCCGCAAGACCAGCATCGACGAGCTGCCTCAGCTGGTGAACATCCTCAAGGGCGATATGAGCATCGTGGGCCCGCGCCCGGCTCTGCCCCGTGAGGTGGCCCAGTACACGCCCTATGAATGGCAGCGGCTGTACGTGACACCGGGCCTGAGCTGCTACTGGCAGATCGCCCCGCACCGCAACCAGCTGAGCTTTGAGGAGTGGATGGCGCTGGATGTGAAGTATGTCAAGGAGCGCAGCTTCCTGGTGGACTGGAAGATCATCTTTGCAACCTTCCGTGCGGTGCTGTTCGGCCACGGAGAATAA
- a CDS encoding FtsW/RodA/SpoVE family cell cycle protein, translated as MESIRQYFKRTDKIYLLLCIFSSTMAVVALASWAAKQGNGFATDEITGAITGIGDYRRALVQAGAAVLGIVIALLLSCIDYRSLVKVWPVHVALTWGLVLPTLFIRNVAIGPLTIGFNAGDTDNYSWYKLGGFTFQPTELAKISFILTFAMHLNNVRSRINEPKELVKLLLHLAVPILIIHIQGDDGTAIIYAIIGCCMMFAAGLSWKYIIGAISAAAVAVAAAFAFFSDKIGKGYQWYRILAVIDPENSTGWAPNEATWKNIIYQQQRGEIAIGSGGIFGNGLFSGRYYSVPNAHNDFILSWMGNVIGFVGLCIVLGALLALVIKTFATGARSEDLLGSYICAGIGGALMAQIAVNVGMNLRVLPVIGVTLPFYSAGGSSVLMLYICVGLVLSVYMHNTKSLFG; from the coding sequence TTGGAAAGCATTCGACAATATTTTAAACGAACAGATAAGATCTATCTGCTGCTGTGCATCTTCAGCAGCACCATGGCGGTGGTGGCTCTTGCCTCCTGGGCCGCAAAGCAGGGCAACGGTTTTGCCACGGACGAGATCACTGGTGCCATTACCGGCATCGGCGATTACCGCCGCGCGCTGGTGCAGGCCGGTGCGGCGGTGCTTGGCATCGTGATTGCGCTGCTGCTCTCCTGCATCGACTACCGCAGCCTTGTCAAGGTGTGGCCGGTGCATGTAGCCCTGACATGGGGTCTGGTGCTGCCCACGCTGTTCATCCGCAATGTGGCCATCGGCCCGCTGACCATCGGCTTCAACGCCGGTGACACCGACAACTACTCCTGGTACAAGCTGGGCGGCTTTACCTTCCAGCCCACGGAGCTGGCAAAGATCAGCTTTATCCTTACCTTTGCCATGCACCTGAACAATGTGCGCAGCCGCATCAACGAGCCAAAGGAGCTGGTAAAGCTTCTGCTGCATCTGGCCGTGCCCATCCTTATCATCCACATTCAGGGCGACGACGGCACCGCCATCATCTACGCCATCATCGGCTGCTGCATGATGTTTGCAGCGGGCCTGAGCTGGAAGTATATCATCGGTGCCATCTCGGCAGCAGCTGTGGCCGTGGCGGCGGCGTTTGCCTTTTTCAGCGATAAGATCGGCAAGGGCTACCAGTGGTACCGCATTCTGGCCGTTATCGACCCGGAGAATTCCACCGGCTGGGCACCCAACGAAGCCACCTGGAAAAACATCATCTATCAGCAGCAGCGCGGCGAGATCGCCATCGGCTCCGGCGGCATCTTCGGCAACGGCCTGTTCAGCGGCCGGTACTACAGCGTGCCCAATGCCCACAACGACTTTATTCTCAGCTGGATGGGCAATGTCATTGGCTTTGTGGGCCTGTGCATCGTGCTGGGGGCACTGCTGGCACTGGTGATCAAGACCTTTGCCACCGGTGCGCGCAGCGAGGATCTGCTGGGCAGCTATATCTGCGCCGGCATCGGCGGCGCCCTGATGGCTCAGATCGCCGTGAATGTAGGCATGAACCTGCGGGTGCTGCCGGTCATCGGCGTCACCCTGCCCTTTTATTCTGCGGGCGGCAGCTCGGTGCTGATGCTGTATATCTGCGTGGGGCTTGTGCTGTCGGTCTATATGCACAACACAAAGAGCCTGTTCGGGTAA